One region of Bactrocera neohumeralis isolate Rockhampton chromosome 5, APGP_CSIRO_Bneo_wtdbg2-racon-allhic-juicebox.fasta_v2, whole genome shotgun sequence genomic DNA includes:
- the LOC126758663 gene encoding calphotin, with the protein MKVNLLIALTLLAVIAASNAVKVRPLGRYGQKRAVESEQKKDIQLVAEKTEDAPIEEKSDKQSESLSPSSALDELQRKEDVGKDVHKRGIYYNGGLGYGAHAAQAAYWPKSYAAHYGYSLNLPGASAFSNVAAHAHAHAHTPVYATAPAFVQAPAYSHGPVYAAHAHAPTILKYPSAGGYHIKQFASGPAAFPIASYAGSNIGLGNTAIGFGTAAAVPAVAPPAVQTLPHLHVTPFAPAAAPAVAPVAPAVATAAPVSPFVLRPGGAVVSSYSVNYPRFPQKPVVAVPNLTPVQPVAHVHPVQPVQPVQPLQPVQPLQPVQPLQPVQPLQPVQPLQPVQPLQPVQPLQPVQPLQPVPALSPVHPVQTVHSVVQVQHTTHPLTSVQPLHQYPHYFQTSFVQPQRIPVTVPAAPVPAIPAIPAVPVSPSFPAVPSFPPAPALPAIPTFPSAPAFPSIPVVPAVPSTPAVPTTPTVSIPTVRPTALNPNPVFPIGVQPPRRPEQSPTFVSIPVQPEAQFPPLVPLPGSQRPEGGSAEAAPQIPSIQPIAAPQPEPELPAVQGAEEPWKPILSYGPPSVNRPALTLLPPYGSSPGEAYLPPVASAQQQQYQQQQQQAGLFDNLSDSEIEQIFAQAANLAAKHAPQHQHHRTFSHY; encoded by the exons ATGaaagtgaatttattaataGCCCTCACGCTATTGGCAGTTATTGCTGCCAGCAACGCCGTGAAAGTTCGTCCACTTGGTAGATACGGTCAGAAGCGTGCTGTGGAAAGTGAACAGAAAAAGGATATACAGTTAGTAGCAGAAAAAACTGAGGACGCGCCAATTGAAGAGAAATCAGACAAACAGTCAGAGTCCTTATCACCGTCTTCAGCACTCGATGAGCTGCAGCGGAAGGAAGATGTTGGCAAGGATGTGCACAAACGTGGCATCTACTACAATGGTGGCCTAGGCTATGGTGCACATGCTGCCCAAGCCGCATACTGGCCTAAATCCTATGCCGCACATTATGGATATAGTTTGAACTTGCCAGGCGCCTCTGCCTTTTCCAATGTAGCCGCACACGCGCACGCCCACGCTCATACACCCGTATACGCGACTGCTCCAGCTTTCGTTCAAGCACCTGCCTACTCTCACGGACCCGTGTACGCCGCACATGCCCACGCGCCCACAATATTGAAGTATCCAAGCGCTGGAGGCTATCATATTAAACAGTTTGCCTCTGGTCCCGCCGCGTTTCCTATCGCCTCATATGCTGGTTCTAACATTGGATTAGGCAACACTGCCATTGGTTTTGGTACTGCAGCTGCTGTACCCGCTGTTGCGCCTCCGGCTGTGCAGACATTACCGCATTTGCATGTTACTCCGTTTGCGCCCGCTGCTGCACCCGCTGTGGCACCTGTGGCGCCCGCCGTCGCAACTGCTGCTCCTGTTTCGCCATTCGTCTTGCGTCCTGGTGGCGCTGTCGTTTCTTCATACAGCGTAAACTATCCTCGTTTCCCTCAAAAACCAGTAGTAGCTGTGCCGAATCTTACCCCCGTCCAACCGGTGGCTCATGTGCACCCAGTGCAACCGGTACAACCGGTACAGCCGTTACAACCGGTACAGCCGTTACAACCGGTACAGCCGTTACAACCGGTACAGCCGTTACAACCGGTACAGCCGTTGCAACCGGTCCAACCGTTGCAACCAGTGCAGCCATTACAACCAGTACAGCCGCTTCAACCAGTGCCGGCTTTATCGCCAGTACATCCGGTTCAAACGGTCCATTCTGTTGTGCAAGTACAACACACGACTCATCCTTTGACATCTGTACAGCCGCTACATCAGTATCCTCATTATTTCCAGACGAGCTTCGTTCAGCCACAACGTATCCCTGTCACTGTGCCAGCCGCGCCTGTGCCCGCAATACCAGCTATTCCTGCCGTACCGGTTTCACCAAGTTTCCCTGCCGTTCCCAGTTTTCCTCCAGCGCCCGCTTTGCCCGCAATTCCCACATTCCCCTCAGCACCAGCTTTTCCTAGCATACCCGTAGTGCCTGCAGTTCCCAGCACGCCAGCTGTGCCAACCACGCCCACAGTGAGCATACCAACGGTACGTCCCACGGCTTTGAATCCCAACCCTGTTTTTCCTATCGGTGTTCAACCACCCCGTCGGCCCGAGCAATCACCCACCTTCGTAAGTATACCAGTGCAACCAGAGGCGCAGTTTCCACCCCTTGTACCGTTGCCCGGTTCGCAAAGACCGGAAGGTGGTAGCGCCGAGGCAGCACCGCAAATCCCAAGCATTCAGCCAATCGCTGCACCACAGCCTGAGCCCGAATTGCCCGCTGTACAAGGAGCTGAGGAGCCCTGGAAACCAATACTTTCCTACGGACCACCCAGTGTTAACCGACCAGCGCTAACTCTATTGCCGCCCTATGGCAGCTCGCCGGGAGAGG CTTACTTGCCACCAGTCGCTTcggcgcaacaacagcaataccagcagcagcaacagcaggcTGGACTTTTCGATAACCTATCGGATTCAGAAATCGAACAAATATTCGCACAGGCGGCCAATTTAGCAGCGAAGCATGCGCCGCAACATCAACACCACCGCACTTTCTCTCACTATTAG